Proteins found in one Paenibacillus wynnii genomic segment:
- a CDS encoding glutamate synthase subunit beta, protein MSTPTGFMEYKRQLPGDREPEQRVKDWEEFHHHLSEEELRTQGARCMDCGTPYCHTGIDMDGGTSGCPVHNLIPEWNNLVYRGLWKEALERLHKTNNFPEFTGSICPAPCEGSCTVGLIGQPVTIKTIELAIIDKGFEEGWVVPNPPEKRTGKTVAIVGSGPAGLAAAAQLNKAGHTVTVFERSDRIGGLLTYGIPTMKLDKRVVQRRVDLLAAEGVQFVVNTEIGKDIPAQQLVDEYDAVVLCGGATKARRFNIEGSELKGVMYAMDYLYGTIKSYLDSNLEDGNYVSAGDKDVIVLGGGDTGSDCVATALRHGCSSITQFGTHDKAPLERDPIANPWPQFPNVYTLDYAQQEAKALFGDDPREFSIMTTKFVGDEEGNLKELHTVQIHRMVDETGRKIYQPVPGTEAVYPAQLALIAIGFDGPEQNIIEELNLATDRRTNVKARYGKFNTNVDKVFAAGDMRRGQSLVVWAINEGREAAREVDKFLMGSTVLV, encoded by the coding sequence ATGTCTACACCAACAGGGTTTATGGAGTATAAACGTCAGCTCCCGGGTGACCGCGAGCCTGAGCAACGGGTTAAGGACTGGGAAGAGTTCCACCATCATTTGTCTGAAGAAGAGCTTCGTACGCAAGGTGCTCGCTGTATGGATTGCGGGACACCGTACTGTCATACCGGTATTGATATGGATGGAGGAACCTCCGGGTGTCCGGTACACAATCTGATTCCTGAATGGAACAACTTGGTATACCGTGGATTATGGAAAGAAGCACTGGAGCGCTTGCATAAAACTAACAATTTCCCTGAGTTTACAGGAAGTATTTGCCCGGCACCTTGTGAGGGTTCTTGTACTGTAGGTTTGATTGGTCAGCCAGTTACAATTAAGACTATTGAGCTGGCGATTATTGATAAAGGTTTTGAAGAAGGCTGGGTTGTCCCTAACCCTCCTGAGAAACGTACCGGGAAAACGGTTGCCATCGTAGGCTCCGGTCCTGCTGGTCTTGCGGCTGCCGCACAATTGAATAAAGCTGGACATACCGTAACTGTGTTTGAACGCAGTGACCGTATCGGCGGATTGTTGACCTACGGAATCCCGACGATGAAGCTGGACAAGCGTGTAGTTCAGCGCCGCGTCGATCTGCTGGCTGCGGAAGGTGTTCAGTTTGTAGTGAACACAGAGATCGGTAAGGATATACCGGCACAACAATTGGTGGATGAATATGATGCTGTTGTTCTGTGTGGTGGAGCTACCAAAGCACGCCGCTTTAATATTGAAGGCAGTGAGCTTAAAGGTGTAATGTACGCCATGGATTACCTGTACGGAACCATCAAGAGTTATTTGGACTCTAATCTCGAAGATGGCAACTATGTATCCGCTGGGGATAAGGATGTCATTGTTCTGGGTGGTGGCGATACAGGTTCTGACTGTGTGGCAACGGCGCTTCGTCATGGATGCAGCAGTATTACTCAATTCGGTACACATGACAAAGCACCGCTTGAGCGTGATCCAATCGCTAACCCTTGGCCGCAATTCCCGAACGTGTATACACTTGACTATGCACAGCAGGAAGCCAAAGCATTGTTCGGCGATGATCCTCGTGAATTCTCCATCATGACGACTAAATTCGTTGGCGATGAAGAAGGTAACTTGAAAGAGCTTCATACCGTGCAAATCCACCGGATGGTGGATGAGACAGGTCGTAAAATTTATCAGCCGGTTCCGGGTACAGAGGCAGTTTACCCTGCTCAACTGGCATTGATTGCCATTGGCTTTGACGGACCGGAGCAGAATATTATTGAAGAATTGAACTTGGCTACAGATCGCCGTACCAATGTGAAAGCCCGTTATGGCAAGTTCAATACTAATGTGGACAAAGTATTTGCTGCCGGTGATATGCGCCGTGGGCAAAGCCTCGTGGTATGGGCAATTAACGAAGGACGCGAAGCAGCCCGTGAAGTGGATAAATTCCTGATGGGCTCTACTGTATTAGTGTAA
- a CDS encoding type IA DNA topoisomerase: MKTLIIAEKPDMGRNIAAAIEPKAKNHRSYLEGEQYIITWAIGHLVGLAEPEAYDAKYKKWNINDLPIIPDAFKLIPNARTIDQLKVIGELAKRSDLLVNSCDAGREGQHIFSLIQRHLQLEQPVKRLWISDLTPETIRKGFAELKDGSEYENLTKAAKARSEADWLIGMNGSRAFTTKHNVLLSVGRVQTPVLALIYDRQKIIESFASLKFFEVEGQFTQNEMTYKGMWQGDRLTDGDKAEAIAAKVKGKLGRVASYEVKDTKEYPTKLYDLTLLQREANGKYAFSAKKTLDIAQALYEKHKVISYPRTNSNYVTEQNIPEMHKTLSALQGTAYDEWVKGANRNLVHKGNKFICNPSKVEDHHAILPTYRKASGLSTDEQKLYDLIVRRFLSQFYPAAEYKVHTVITEVEDEKFKTTVKELLSLGWKVIYADQKKDKSKPAKGKSKDDEEEEEIEVNEPFSILRSEDVLCSDAIVKEKDTQPPKHFTEGTLLKAMESAGKQIEDEELRDAMKDSGLGTPATRAATIERLKNVGYIEMQGKKIALTQKGRMVIELIRGAGIELLTSPEMTGQWERRLNEISRGTASDGQFMENVKKFASMIVQKVRVQSRADKTSFEGETPTTKSGGKGGSGAATRKAADKPAAPRKRKAEGEAGGASTRTATQQGSSADSSDQGPTIIGNCPSPGCGGMIFMGRKGYGCSHYKEGCKFVIWKENHGRTLTDAQVKTLISKGRTGKLKFTGEDGSTPIEAKLVLKSADTGELEIEE, translated from the coding sequence TTGAAGACACTCATTATTGCGGAAAAACCGGATATGGGGCGGAATATCGCCGCCGCAATAGAACCGAAGGCTAAAAATCACCGTTCCTATCTAGAAGGGGAGCAGTATATTATTACTTGGGCTATCGGCCACTTAGTTGGACTAGCGGAGCCGGAAGCTTACGATGCTAAATACAAGAAATGGAATATTAATGATTTGCCGATTATTCCCGACGCCTTCAAGCTAATTCCGAATGCCAGAACCATCGATCAGCTTAAAGTTATAGGGGAGTTAGCCAAACGCAGTGATCTGTTGGTGAACTCTTGTGATGCCGGGCGGGAAGGGCAGCATATCTTTTCCTTGATTCAGCGACATCTGCAACTGGAGCAGCCGGTTAAGCGGCTGTGGATTTCGGATTTGACCCCGGAGACGATTCGCAAAGGCTTTGCGGAGCTGAAGGACGGTTCGGAATACGAGAATCTGACCAAAGCTGCAAAAGCGCGCAGTGAAGCCGACTGGCTGATTGGAATGAACGGATCGCGTGCTTTTACAACCAAGCATAATGTGCTGTTATCTGTGGGCAGAGTGCAAACCCCCGTGCTAGCGCTGATTTATGACCGTCAGAAGATCATTGAGTCTTTCGCATCACTTAAGTTTTTTGAGGTGGAAGGCCAATTCACACAGAATGAAATGACCTACAAGGGCATGTGGCAGGGAGACCGATTAACGGATGGTGACAAGGCTGAGGCCATAGCTGCTAAGGTTAAAGGAAAACTGGGCAGAGTTGCCTCCTATGAGGTTAAGGATACGAAGGAGTATCCAACCAAGCTGTACGATTTGACATTATTGCAGCGGGAAGCGAACGGCAAATACGCTTTTTCAGCTAAGAAAACCTTGGATATCGCGCAGGCGCTTTATGAGAAGCACAAAGTTATCTCGTATCCGCGGACGAATTCCAACTATGTGACTGAGCAGAATATTCCCGAAATGCATAAGACGCTCTCTGCGCTGCAGGGTACCGCATATGACGAGTGGGTAAAAGGTGCTAACCGGAATCTGGTGCATAAAGGGAACAAGTTTATCTGCAATCCCTCGAAGGTTGAGGATCACCATGCAATTTTGCCTACATATCGGAAAGCCTCGGGTTTAAGCACGGATGAGCAGAAGCTGTATGATCTGATCGTACGTCGCTTTCTATCCCAGTTTTATCCGGCTGCAGAGTATAAGGTTCATACAGTAATTACCGAGGTTGAGGACGAGAAGTTCAAAACTACGGTTAAAGAATTGCTGAGTCTAGGCTGGAAGGTTATTTATGCAGATCAGAAGAAGGACAAGTCTAAGCCAGCCAAGGGCAAGTCAAAGGACGACGAAGAGGAAGAGGAGATTGAGGTTAATGAGCCTTTTTCAATCCTTCGCTCGGAGGATGTCCTGTGCAGTGATGCTATTGTAAAAGAGAAGGACACTCAGCCCCCCAAACACTTTACAGAAGGTACTCTGCTGAAAGCGATGGAGAGTGCTGGTAAACAGATTGAAGATGAGGAACTTCGAGATGCCATGAAGGATTCGGGTCTGGGTACCCCGGCAACACGTGCAGCCACGATTGAGCGCCTAAAGAACGTGGGCTACATAGAGATGCAGGGTAAAAAAATCGCGCTCACTCAAAAGGGTCGAATGGTAATCGAGCTCATTCGGGGCGCAGGTATAGAGCTGCTGACTTCTCCGGAGATGACCGGCCAATGGGAACGCCGTCTGAATGAGATTTCCAGAGGGACAGCTTCGGATGGGCAGTTTATGGAGAATGTGAAAAAGTTCGCCTCCATGATTGTCCAGAAAGTGCGTGTGCAATCCCGGGCGGATAAAACCTCCTTTGAAGGCGAGACACCCACGACAAAATCCGGAGGTAAAGGAGGTAGCGGTGCTGCTACACGTAAAGCTGCCGATAAACCCGCTGCGCCAAGAAAGCGAAAAGCGGAGGGTGAAGCTGGCGGAGCATCAACGAGAACTGCTACCCAGCAGGGAAGTAGCGCTGACTCTTCAGACCAAGGTCCAACCATCATCGGTAATTGTCCGAGTCCCGGCTGTGGCGGAATGATATTTATGGGCCGTAAAGGATATGGCTGCTCACATTATAAAGAAGGCTGCAAATTTGTAATTTGGAAAGAAAACCATGGACGTACGTTGACGGATGCTCAGGTGAAGACATTAATTTCTAAGGGGCGTACGGGTAAGCTTAAGTTTACTGGCGAGGATGGTTCAACTCCAATTGAAGCCAAGCTAGTACTCAAAAGTGCAGATACAGGAGAACTTGAAATCGAAGAGTGA
- a CDS encoding dihydrodipicolinate synthase family protein, with the protein MKNFHIAIPTPFREDESLYLEGFEPIVNYLKKNEVESLFVSGSTGEQHSLSIEERLHIIDYFNQKQFLDVELIFGVASTRTRDGVRLIQALEGSVFDVVMIGFPPYIKPTQQQAILYVDELLTHTSKDVILYNNPSRTGFDLSLDALHDLIRRHDNILGFKEAGDVHRHRDTMFPESFVRFAAGDENLVSNIKIDGCNGLSSMVGNVFPKEIKQTFDALLENRTVNVEETGQMIAQVTHGQTLVNIKAYYNQLGMGTGSCRSPLGVAR; encoded by the coding sequence ATGAAGAATTTTCATATTGCCATACCTACTCCGTTTCGAGAAGATGAAAGCTTGTATTTGGAGGGATTCGAGCCAATAGTCAATTATTTGAAAAAAAACGAAGTCGAATCATTGTTTGTTTCAGGTTCAACAGGGGAACAGCATTCATTGAGCATCGAGGAGCGACTGCATATCATAGACTATTTCAACCAGAAGCAATTTCTGGATGTAGAATTGATTTTTGGCGTTGCATCCACTAGAACCCGAGACGGGGTGAGATTAATCCAAGCCCTTGAAGGATCGGTTTTTGATGTGGTAATGATCGGATTTCCACCTTACATTAAACCGACCCAGCAACAAGCTATCTTGTATGTAGATGAGTTACTCACACACACATCCAAAGATGTTATTCTTTACAACAATCCTTCCCGAACAGGTTTTGATTTGAGTCTGGATGCTTTGCACGATTTAATAAGAAGGCATGACAACATCTTGGGTTTTAAGGAGGCAGGAGACGTTCATCGTCATAGAGATACGATGTTTCCTGAATCGTTTGTTAGGTTCGCAGCGGGTGATGAAAACCTAGTATCCAATATTAAAATAGATGGATGTAATGGCTTGTCCAGTATGGTCGGAAATGTGTTCCCTAAAGAAATTAAGCAAACTTTTGATGCTCTTCTGGAGAACAGAACCGTAAATGTTGAAGAAACCGGCCAGATGATCGCCCAGGTCACACACGGTCAGACCCTTGTGAATATTAAAGCATATTACAACCAATTGGGAATGGGAACAGGTAGTTGCCGTTCACCTCTAGGAGTTGCAAGATAA
- a CDS encoding proline--tRNA ligase: MRQSKLLLSTLREAPAEAETMSHQLLLRAGFIRQLAAGIYTYLPLGRRVLHKIENIVREEMDVTGAQEVLMPSMQPAELWKESERYDQYGKELMKLQDRHERDFVLGPTHEEIVTALVRNEISSYRRLPLTVYQIQTKFRDERRPRSGLLRGREFLMKDAYSFDTGSEGLNQSYWTMFNAYHRVFSRCAIQFRAVHADSGTIGGEGGSHEFMALTDIGEDTIAACSTCDYAANLEQAEVRIENAKLNQEVNVQAIEKFHTPGIRTINQLVHTLDIMPEQIIKTLIYQGDGKLLAVLVRGDHEVNEIKVRKHIGATEISLADHESVQDVAGVESGFVGPIGLEITILVDTAVAEMTLGIAGAGELDYHVRNVVPGRDFPLTSVGDFRNVTEGEACPHCEEGTLKFHQGIEIGHVFKLGTRYSKKLGATYLDTTGRNQHMIMGCYGIGISRMLAAIVEQNYDEHGIVWPAAVAPYQVHILLMSGKDNDQVELAEALYKQLNQLGIETLLDERDERPGVKFKDSSLIGIPLTIVVGKDASDGQVEIIERRTNVKASIGIAEAIARIKAQAQPTSL, translated from the coding sequence ATGCGGCAAAGTAAGCTGTTATTATCAACACTGCGAGAAGCACCAGCAGAAGCGGAAACTATGAGCCATCAACTGCTGCTTCGTGCAGGCTTTATTCGGCAATTGGCAGCAGGCATATATACTTATCTGCCGCTCGGAAGACGAGTTCTTCATAAAATAGAGAACATCGTGCGGGAAGAGATGGATGTTACAGGTGCCCAAGAGGTATTAATGCCTTCCATGCAGCCTGCAGAGCTGTGGAAAGAATCCGAGCGTTATGACCAATACGGTAAGGAGCTGATGAAGCTGCAGGATCGGCATGAGCGGGATTTTGTGCTGGGTCCAACACACGAAGAAATCGTGACTGCACTCGTTCGTAACGAGATTAGCTCTTATCGAAGACTTCCACTCACCGTCTATCAGATTCAAACCAAATTCCGTGACGAACGCCGTCCGCGCTCAGGTCTACTACGGGGCCGAGAGTTTTTAATGAAGGATGCCTACTCGTTTGATACAGGCTCTGAAGGTCTAAACCAATCGTATTGGACCATGTTCAATGCGTATCATCGGGTCTTCAGCCGCTGTGCCATACAATTTCGAGCAGTCCATGCAGACTCTGGCACCATAGGCGGGGAAGGCGGCAGCCATGAATTTATGGCACTGACGGATATTGGAGAGGATACCATTGCTGCGTGTTCTACCTGTGATTATGCTGCCAACTTGGAACAGGCTGAAGTGCGCATTGAAAATGCTAAATTAAATCAAGAAGTCAATGTACAAGCTATAGAAAAGTTTCATACACCAGGGATCCGTACTATTAACCAACTGGTGCATACGTTAGATATTATGCCGGAGCAAATTATTAAAACACTCATCTATCAAGGCGATGGCAAGCTGCTTGCAGTTCTAGTAAGAGGGGATCATGAGGTAAATGAAATTAAGGTAAGGAAACACATTGGGGCTACTGAGATCAGTTTGGCAGACCATGAGAGTGTGCAGGATGTAGCTGGTGTGGAGAGCGGGTTTGTGGGTCCAATTGGGCTTGAAATAACTATACTGGTAGATACGGCAGTCGCTGAAATGACACTGGGTATAGCTGGCGCAGGAGAATTGGATTATCATGTTCGTAATGTCGTTCCAGGCAGAGACTTTCCATTAACTAGTGTTGGCGACTTCCGTAATGTTACAGAAGGAGAAGCTTGCCCTCACTGTGAAGAAGGAACGCTCAAATTTCATCAGGGGATTGAGATTGGACATGTATTTAAGCTTGGAACCCGATACAGTAAGAAGCTTGGAGCCACCTATCTGGATACAACAGGACGGAACCAGCACATGATCATGGGGTGTTATGGCATCGGAATATCAAGAATGCTAGCTGCTATTGTAGAACAAAATTACGATGAGCATGGCATCGTTTGGCCAGCAGCGGTTGCACCTTACCAGGTTCATATTTTACTTATGTCTGGCAAGGATAATGATCAGGTGGAGCTGGCCGAAGCCCTCTATAAGCAGCTTAACCAATTGGGAATTGAGACACTGTTGGATGAGCGGGACGAGCGTCCTGGTGTCAAATTTAAGGATTCCAGCCTTATCGGTATCCCATTAACCATTGTGGTAGGTAAGGATGCTTCAGATGGACAGGTTGAAATTATCGAACGGAGAACGAACGTTAAAGCAAGTATTGGAATTGCTGAGGCCATTGCACGTATTAAAGCACAAGCACAACCCACCTCGCTATAA
- a CDS encoding ABC transporter ATP-binding protein produces the protein MKDSNQEVLMQTHKLGKTFSHGGVQQHVLKNLDMTLYKGDFTVIMGSSGSGKSTLLYAISGMDKPTLGEITFEGQEITGLSNDQLAIFRRKNCGFVFQQIHLLDTMSVLDNVLSSAYLVQKDRTQAVVKAKKLLSEVGLDASIWGKFPAQISGGEAQRAGIVRALINSPKAVFADEPTGALNSAAGASVLDVLTEVNERGQSIILVTHDVKTALRGNRILYLRDGVMVGELHLTPYSEDSGPERQKQLQSFLADLGW, from the coding sequence ATGAAAGATTCTAACCAAGAAGTACTAATGCAAACCCATAAACTCGGAAAAACCTTCTCCCACGGAGGCGTTCAACAGCATGTGTTAAAAAATCTGGATATGACTCTTTACAAAGGAGATTTCACAGTCATTATGGGCAGCTCCGGTTCGGGCAAGTCGACATTGCTATATGCGATTTCCGGAATGGATAAACCGACACTGGGGGAAATAACTTTTGAGGGACAGGAAATTACGGGTCTAAGCAATGATCAGCTTGCCATATTCCGGCGGAAGAACTGCGGGTTCGTGTTTCAGCAAATCCATCTGCTCGACACTATGAGTGTACTCGACAATGTGTTATCCAGTGCGTATCTCGTTCAAAAGGATAGAACTCAAGCGGTAGTCAAGGCCAAGAAGCTGCTAAGTGAAGTAGGACTGGATGCATCCATATGGGGTAAGTTCCCGGCTCAAATCTCAGGGGGAGAAGCTCAGCGTGCTGGAATTGTCCGCGCATTAATCAATAGTCCTAAGGCAGTGTTCGCCGACGAGCCAACTGGAGCCCTCAACAGTGCAGCGGGCGCAAGTGTGCTTGATGTCTTAACAGAGGTAAATGAGCGTGGGCAGAGCATTATTTTAGTGACTCATGATGTCAAAACCGCTTTGCGCGGCAACCGAATTCTGTATCTGCGGGATGGCGTAATGGTAGGTGAGCTGCATCTTACTCCATATAGTGAAGACAGCGGGCCGGAGCGGCAGAAGCAGTTACAATCCTTTTTGGCAGATTTGGGGTGGTAG
- a CDS encoding dihydrofolate reductase — MSISMIWAMGSNGVIGKDNDMPWHLPRDFAFFKAETLGKRMLMGRKTWDSLGGKPLKDRTSLVMTRDTSFNPEGAEVVHTVEEAINEGQKPDELMVIGGSEIYRMMLPYADKLIVTRIDEAFDGDTYFPNVDWSLWKEVSNIKGIRDDKNPYDYQFLVYERTE, encoded by the coding sequence ATGAGCATTAGTATGATTTGGGCCATGGGCTCAAATGGTGTAATCGGTAAGGACAATGATATGCCTTGGCATCTGCCGCGGGATTTTGCTTTTTTCAAGGCGGAGACGCTGGGCAAAAGAATGCTGATGGGACGCAAAACCTGGGACTCACTCGGAGGTAAACCGCTGAAAGACAGAACTAGTCTGGTCATGACCCGGGATACCAGCTTTAACCCTGAGGGTGCCGAGGTTGTACACACGGTAGAGGAAGCTATTAACGAAGGGCAGAAACCCGATGAATTGATGGTTATCGGGGGTTCGGAGATATACCGAATGATGCTGCCTTATGCCGACAAGCTGATCGTTACTCGGATCGATGAGGCTTTTGATGGGGATACCTATTTTCCGAATGTTGACTGGAGTCTATGGAAAGAAGTTTCTAATATCAAGGGCATTCGCGACGATAAAAATCCGTATGATTACCAATTTCTTGTATATGAACGTACGGAATAG
- a CDS encoding ABC transporter permease, whose amino-acid sequence MSSVQSKLAWSNIRKRKSSTATLSLLILLAVLLLNIGLSVTLKLNSFQEDKMTELQTPDLIAYFENDRHLKEYESLVESYPTTEKWENEPAILLNDAALEYGQTDTTSSLLILNSDLQRTMAPFRPASQLEHITSDMIFLPYMFHVSAGYNLGDSYSFNYEKNKYTYTIGGFIEEPILGTLSNGSLKVFLPDKAYKDLDGRIGKEAHFNLLSVNLTDSTKVEKLSQSLEDQISASGTRNMFSVMSAESGVTGNRIFVSILTAILIAFALIMVVISLIVIRFQILGHIEDNLLNIGVLKANGFTSWQIIGALLLQFTSISILAAIPGIAVSTLVMPFAGNLISASVGLIWPASFGMLSAVLSLLIITGMVLLVAFLSSKRIRTITPIAALQSGILTHNFKRNRIPLEQSRLSLQFALSLKSLIRQTKQNVMIVIIVAGLTFSCIFCSILNFNFKGDTTAILKLVGIEQSSLLLVLKSGVVQEDMISEVESMKEVKKTSLLDSKVASILDTNFLLRISDDFSKMETETVYKGRQPKYDNEIAISGIISKQIGKTIGDEVRVTSNSVTESYLISGLSQQINQLGMVATMTEEGVKRMLPDFAPSTLNVYLKEGSNENTIIQELEKRFPGQWTITNLQDVQDSVLSTFSSAVSSMTAVITVVTIIVVSLILYLVIKTLILKRKKEFGILKGMGYTTFNLMTQITFSLLPVITVGVLLGSVLGYFYSDTTFVLLLSNLGIYNIQLAVSLPQVLLLSVAIIIVAYVVSMLVARRIKKISVYGLIME is encoded by the coding sequence ATGAGCAGTGTTCAAAGTAAACTTGCTTGGTCCAACATCCGCAAAAGAAAAAGTTCCACAGCTACTCTTTCCCTTTTAATTCTGCTGGCTGTATTACTGCTGAACATTGGGCTGTCGGTTACCTTAAAGCTTAATTCCTTTCAGGAAGACAAAATGACTGAGCTGCAAACACCGGATTTGATTGCCTACTTCGAAAATGATAGACATCTCAAGGAATATGAATCTCTGGTGGAAAGCTATCCTACTACGGAGAAGTGGGAAAATGAACCTGCAATTCTGCTTAACGATGCTGCGTTGGAATACGGGCAGACGGATACCACTTCTAGCCTGTTGATTCTTAATTCAGATCTGCAAAGGACTATGGCTCCCTTTAGACCAGCCTCTCAATTGGAACACATCACTTCAGATATGATTTTTCTACCCTATATGTTCCATGTCAGTGCGGGGTACAATCTTGGTGATAGCTACTCATTCAACTATGAGAAAAATAAATATACGTATACCATTGGAGGCTTTATTGAGGAGCCGATATTAGGGACGCTTAGTAACGGTTCTTTAAAGGTGTTTTTGCCGGATAAGGCGTATAAGGATTTAGATGGACGTATTGGAAAAGAGGCGCATTTTAACCTTTTGTCTGTGAATTTGACCGACAGTACTAAAGTTGAAAAGCTGAGCCAATCGCTGGAAGATCAAATTTCCGCTTCGGGGACACGTAACATGTTTTCAGTGATGAGTGCTGAATCCGGCGTAACAGGAAATCGTATATTTGTTAGTATTTTGACAGCCATCCTAATCGCCTTCGCTCTAATTATGGTCGTGATTTCGCTCATCGTTATTCGCTTCCAGATCTTGGGCCATATTGAAGATAATCTGCTTAATATTGGTGTCCTGAAGGCGAATGGTTTCACATCATGGCAGATTATAGGTGCGCTTTTACTGCAATTCACCTCGATTTCCATCCTTGCTGCAATTCCGGGGATAGCTGTTTCTACTCTGGTGATGCCGTTTGCCGGCAATCTGATTTCCGCTTCAGTAGGTTTGATATGGCCCGCTTCATTTGGGATGTTAAGTGCGGTGCTAAGCTTGTTGATCATCACTGGAATGGTTCTGCTTGTGGCTTTTCTATCCAGTAAACGGATTCGGACCATCACACCTATAGCTGCTCTGCAGAGCGGGATACTTACCCATAATTTTAAAAGAAATCGTATTCCTCTTGAACAATCGCGTCTTTCTCTGCAGTTTGCTTTAAGTTTGAAATCCTTAATCAGGCAGACCAAACAGAACGTGATGATTGTTATTATTGTTGCGGGACTGACCTTTTCCTGTATTTTTTGCTCCATTTTGAATTTTAACTTTAAAGGAGATACTACCGCTATTTTGAAGCTTGTGGGCATAGAGCAGAGCAGCCTGTTGTTAGTCTTAAAAAGCGGTGTGGTACAGGAGGATATGATTTCTGAAGTGGAAAGCATGAAGGAAGTGAAGAAGACTTCTCTGCTCGACAGCAAAGTGGCTTCCATTCTAGACACCAACTTTTTGCTCCGAATTTCAGATGACTTTAGCAAGATGGAGACAGAGACTGTTTATAAAGGCAGGCAGCCTAAATATGACAATGAGATAGCCATATCGGGGATCATTTCAAAGCAGATAGGTAAAACCATCGGTGATGAGGTTAGAGTTACCTCTAATAGTGTTACTGAAAGCTATTTAATATCAGGACTCAGTCAGCAGATCAATCAACTCGGAATGGTGGCGACCATGACCGAAGAGGGTGTGAAGAGAATGCTCCCTGATTTCGCACCTAGCACGCTTAATGTCTATCTGAAGGAAGGGTCCAATGAAAATACAATTATTCAGGAGTTGGAGAAACGGTTCCCTGGACAATGGACAATAACGAATCTTCAAGATGTACAGGATAGTGTGCTCAGCACCTTTAGTTCAGCTGTTTCTTCCATGACGGCGGTCATTACGGTGGTGACGATTATTGTGGTCAGTTTGATCTTATACCTGGTAATCAAGACCTTAATCCTAAAGCGGAAGAAAGAATTCGGGATACTCAAGGGAATGGGTTATACCACCTTCAATTTGATGACACAGATTACGTTCAGTCTTCTGCCAGTTATTACAGTAGGAGTACTGTTAGGAAGTGTGCTAGGTTACTTTTACTCGGATACTACGTTTGTGCTGCTGCTTTCGAATCTTGGAATTTATAACATCCAGCTTGCAGTCAGCTTACCTCAGGTACTGCTGCTGAGTGTTGCGATTATCATTGTTGCGTATGTAGTTTCTATGTTAGTAGCCCGCCGAATAAAGAAGATAAGTGTGTACGGCCTAATTATGGAATAA
- the thyA gene encoding thymidylate synthase translates to MRKYLELLQDVLDHGTAKSDRTGTGTISVFGRQLRFDLAKGFPLMTTKRIHLKSVVHELLWFLKGETNTAYLKANGVSIWDEWADENGELGPVYGSQWRAWESADGRHIDQISNVIEAIKNNPDSRRHIVSAWNVGEIENMKLPPCHFVFQFYVADGKLSCMLTMRSVDTFLGLPFNIASYALLTHMVAQQTGLEVGEFIWSGGDVHIYTNHLEQVATQLAREPYELPKLMIRRKPESIFDYTFDDFEFTDYVFHPGIKAPVAI, encoded by the coding sequence TTGCGCAAATATTTAGAATTACTCCAGGATGTACTGGATCACGGCACTGCAAAAAGCGACCGTACAGGAACAGGTACAATATCCGTGTTCGGCCGTCAGCTAAGGTTTGACTTGGCTAAGGGTTTTCCTCTCATGACAACAAAACGTATTCATTTGAAATCGGTTGTTCATGAATTGTTATGGTTTCTGAAGGGTGAGACCAATACGGCTTACCTTAAGGCCAACGGTGTTTCCATTTGGGATGAATGGGCCGATGAGAACGGAGAGCTGGGACCGGTATACGGCTCACAGTGGCGGGCTTGGGAAAGCGCAGACGGGCGCCATATTGACCAAATCTCGAATGTTATTGAAGCCATTAAGAATAACCCGGATTCGCGCCGGCATATTGTAAGTGCCTGGAATGTGGGTGAAATTGAAAATATGAAGCTGCCTCCATGTCACTTTGTATTTCAGTTCTATGTAGCGGATGGTAAGCTGTCCTGCATGTTAACAATGCGTTCAGTTGATACTTTTCTGGGGTTGCCATTTAACATTGCCAGCTATGCACTCTTGACTCATATGGTCGCTCAGCAGACCGGTCTTGAAGTGGGTGAGTTTATCTGGTCCGGAGGAGATGTGCATATTTACACCAATCATCTGGAGCAAGTAGCGACTCAATTGGCTAGAGAACCGTACGAACTGCCGAAGTTAATGATCCGTAGAAAACCGGAGAGTATTTTTGATTATACGTTTGATGACTTTGAGTTCACCGATTATGTCTTCCATCCAGGTATTAAAGCACCGGTAGCTATTTAA